TAAATTATCAATGAACTGCCACATCTGTCCAATAAACCATGCATTGACAAcgaaagacaaacaaaggaaaaatctCCCATAAGGTCATCAGTATCATCACTCCGGGAGATCATAGATGACGACCAATCAAAGCGTTTGTAAGTAGTATTTGTTACAGTACGTATTGCATTTGCGTATTACAAGTGATACCTTATTGGACCATTGGTTTGTAACGCAGGCCACACCGTGACATTTGCTGATGTCCCTTTTACTTCGATTATTTGGGTGTCGCGGGTTTCAGGCGCCACAGGAGCTGTAGGTCAGACAAAAGAATattggaaaacaagaaaaattaatcaGGGCTAGTTGCAATTTACATGAGGAAATGGAAATTCGGATTGGAAAATCACATTGTTCGTGGTATTCGTTTtattcaaacaataaaaaatgtgCTGTCCTTTCAATTGATTTACACTTTCTGTTCCTTTTAGTCCCTTCAGCTCACCAGCTACACTCTGGAGCGGTTCCTTCTCCCCCAATGTCAAATTTAATTGTTGAATGAGTAAAGATAAACTTTTAACTGGATAATGGTTTGTGTAAACGATAAGTATCCAAAGATTCCTAAAATGCTTTGGCGACTTTGGCGAGAACTGCTGAACAGATTGACCACGTTTGTTCTGTTTCCCCTTCGCCGACCACCACCTCAAAAAACAAGACACTTTGCTTATGTTTTACGCGGAAGTTTACCTAATTTGTGTTTCTCTTTTCTTGTCCTTCATTTGTCTGTTTTTGTAGGCGTTACCTCCGAGAGGTGTTTATAGCCCCCAACTTCAGAAACAGAGCTTGAAAAAACGCCGACAAACGAGAAAACATTTTCTCTGTTTGTaaaccaggggcggatctaggagGAGGGGAGGAGGGTGTAGAGGGCGCGCACCCCACCCCCCCAACCCCCGAGATGATCTGCGGCTTTCTGCAAAATATGCAGCTATGTATGATAagtattctcagcagttcacattatgttattaCATAGACAAAAGCCTTCTTCTTTGtattcacttttaaaattttgtttacgtCACCAGTCAGTTACGCAATCGTGATTCCTTAGTGGGGCACCCTCCTGAGAAAAATCTTTTATCCGCCCCTGTAAACCACTTTAGAACATATCAAAATTGAACACACGATACACAGTAAATAACCCACCATCTGGCTTCGTGCTTCCTTGCACCACAGAGCTATTACCTCCATAGCCACAGTGGGTTTCAGCCCTCACAACAAAAGTATACTTTGTCCCAGGGTAAAGATCGGTGATTGTCATTGTTAACCTCGGAGACTCTGTTTCTTGATTTCCAGTATGCGCTTTGAATTCTGGATAATAATCCTTTGTTCCTTGATAGATTATCTGTAGCATTCATAAATCactgttaaccctttcactgccaaatttggccaaaggcaaatttcgaccaaatttgcaaatttcattttctaaaaatttgacaaacacatagcatcatgtgaaagtataggcagagagctttcatttgaatggtcacatcataggatttcgtccatagactcaaaagttaaagtcgccttacaaaactccatcaaacattctggcagtgaaagggttaatatattgttaaaaataaataaataaatcactGTTAGTATGGTTACCCAAGTACATTCAAGAACTGATGACAAAGGACTGAGAAAATGTTGTATCCATTTCTTAGCTAATTAATTCCGGTAAATAGACCTAGATATACCGAAGTAACTGACTGTAAGGAAAGGTATAGAAAGTAATTCAGTCACAAATAGAGATgctaataaaatataataaagaaaCTCGAAGGTTACCTTGTAACTCTTCACGTCGTCACCATGACGATAAGGTTTATCCCACCGCAAGGTTATGCTTCGTTGACCAGGATTTtccgtacgcaaattagttggTTCACCGGGAGCTACAAAAATCGGTAATACCGAGTAGTTATTAAAAACGACGGCAACAAATGCAGTTAATTAAGGGACGAAAGCATCTATAAAGTTTCCCCTTTATATCTTACTACATGTAGTTCTATGATGTACAAGCGACTCCAATTTCTTTGGGGTTATACCAGACGTAAtccttaaggttgatttccactgacgcgttttaggctacgcacgttaatgcacgtaaattttaatcacgggTCTACATGGCGGAGCTTCATGGCTAAGAAAagttggttatctatgcatccaagaaattttacgTCCACGTCTTCATGTAAGTTGATGTGAAATGTCTTACTTACTAGCTTAAAAGTCCAAAGCACATACAAATTGTGTTTAAACTTGAtattggacatccatgttatgatcaattgacagctgtcaaaataggtatccgctgaccagtgtcacatgaacGTATCGTGGCCTCAAGTGTACAACTCACTGAGGTGACGTGTTTATTAAAGTTCTCTGTTGAACAGTTATGGTTTTAAAGTGAGTGCAGGCTCAGAAAGCTTTACTTCAGAATGACTTCTTGAAAGTTCcctcgagagcttcgcttttggccttggtTAAATCTACATATAACAATCTCTTCCTATATATTTACTAACACCTCGGTAATACACCTATGGTTTTTGTGTTGTATTCAGAATTTTTGACTGTATGGTTAAGAATCCCTTCAAGGACATAGCCATAACGTGGACACCCCTCTATTATGGAAAGTGTTCCTTGTCCCAAAGATGGAAAACTTCATACaatctatagagtgttttcactcacgtggccagcatctatgcaaatttattggaacaaaagaaagcgtttgcataagaaaagagttcacctcccagaggactggtttgggacaccaacatggccgccgtttcattgttttgggacaccaatatggccgccgtgacgtcatgtgaaaacactctatacctTATAACATGGACATATCTCTATAATGAACAGTTCCTCTAACTAATACTTCTATCTACACCCTCAAAAAACGCGAACACCAGGCTCTGTCGCCGactatacagtcaactctctctaagacggacacctttgggacgggcactagctgtccgtcttagagagatgtccgtcttatagaaagtcaaatagagcgagcaaagaaaggcagggaccaactgttggtgtccgttttacagaggtgtccgtcttatagaggtgtccgttaagagataGTCGACTGTATTTAAATACCTGAGGTCGCGATGTTATGGGCCATGCTGCCAAAGACTCCTGGCCCAGCAGAAGTGTAGGCACGTACTTCAACTTTGTAAATAGAGCACGATAAAAGACCAGTTAAAACGATGAAAGTGTCGGATGTGTTTTGTAGAATTGAGGGAGTGGACACGGATCTTGCAGTGCGTGGAGTAGAAAGCTTCGTCTGATTTACTTCGTAAGCGATCACTCTACCATTACTTGTGTTTCTGGGAAGAGGATTCCAACTTATTCTGTAAGTTGTCTCGTTAATCTTCTTCGAGGTTATTTTGTGAGGTGACGTGCTTGGttctgagagaaaaaaacaacgggtaaaaaaataaacctgTGGAACCCGAAAGGTAAAATGACTCTCTTGTAGTATAACAAGTTCTTATCATTACAAGTAAAGATGAGAGCTGCGAGTTTGCTGCTCGCTAGGACCCACGCGCGGTTCACACACTGCGCGCGCTTCTCGCGCGACGAGACTATAAACTCACTTTGCTCGGCGATCCGCGCCTCGCTTCGCAAGGAATAATACATACCATAAAGTTCACTAACCACGATTGGCATAAATTAGTGAAAGTATAGTCCTGGAAATGTTGGATCATTAAAAATTTTGGGAAACTGccgacctacccctcccctaaaccaacattttgcacTAAGAGCGAAGTAACTGGttatgttggcttaggggacgGGTAGGTGGATAGTTTCCGAAATCTTTCCCTCCCTTCACTTCTCTCACGTCACCAAACTGTTTGTACGCGGTAGGGCTTCTAAAGTgagaaaaaacgtctttcttaGTGTTGCAAAGTTTGTCGTTCACAGTCACAGTTGAAAGTGCCGTCGATAAGATTGTCTCTTTTTACCATTCACGTCCGTTCAACCCCGCCACATTTTAACACTGGAATCTATTCACGAGTTGATTCATAAAGTTAAGATTCCAACATTAAAAAGGAGTAAACAAGGATGTGACACTTGATCGTGCTACGTTTGTAACGtaagaattcaaatttttcatCTTATGTGCATCACAGAAACTGAGAGAGGTAAATGATACATTCATTTAAAAATCCACAAAAGGCGATTTGTAAGCTGTTTAATTTCATCTAAAAactctttaaccctttaagccttaagatcaaaatttgaattctcattgaTTGACCCTATTTATTTCCTAcggaagtagtggggagaagttgataaaatatcaagcaaattcatattgtgtgatcatgtccgtaattctcatgaccactctgttttatgaAGCACTGATATAACAAGGAgtaatttgatgctgatcactcttagggctttaAGGGTTAACTCCACTATGGTTCTGCTCTGCTGTGAGCAGCGCCAGATTCCACGGTTGAGTCAGGAAGTAGTTTTTACTAACGGATAAACTGGATTGAATTTCATATAAACAATTACTTCAATCGGTTGAAACTAGTAAGTTCAATTCTCGTCGTaatcaacattttattttgttattcccGATATCGTTCTTTAATTGTCAAGGCTGGCATCTCAGAAGTAGACAATCATAATTTGAAGTTTATCTGTGCTTGTTACTACATTACAGTGGCGATTCCTGGGGAGGGGTCTAGGCCGGAGGAGCCCGGGGGGCCCAGGCCCCCGTTATTTTTGGACAAAAGCCGAGGCCCACATGGCTGAggcaataggccacttccgagttccaaaaaccctcactttcaaaatgaggctaggtgcacaacctttcttgtgaaaatgatatttatttgcatgagaatgaggCTGAGCACTtgccctcgttttgaaacagaggcccgggggaactcaaAAATGGCCTATCTAATACTTCgctttggcatttttttttcagagccccacgaccccccccccccccccccccagcgcCCCCCTTACCTCCAGCTCTGAATCCGCCGCTGAATTAGTACCCATAATAATTTTTGTTGCGCATGGTATTCACACATCAGCTAAACACAAAGGGCCACAATGCAATAGCAGCAGGGAACTGAAAAACACATACTTACTGAATTCTGGTACTTGGTGAATTCCAGTTAGCCTTGGCCCGGGTTTAACAGTTTCTGCCCAAATTTCAACTCTGTACTGTATTCCACCGAAAACATCTAAACTGTACCTGAAGGTTTGATTATTTGTTTCACTTCCAATATCAGTTTGTTTTCCATCAATAGTGTAGGTGAAAACTAATCGATATTTCCTTATGATACCATTTTGTTCCGCAGGTTGTTGCCACTGGGCCGTCATTCTGGGCATTGTACTTTCACTTGGCTCTTGTAAGCTGATGCCTAACATCTGCGGTTTGCTGGGTGCTAAATATAAGAAGACACAGAGGTGAAAGTCAATTGCACCCCTTTTGGtagatttttttttggcagttatttcttgttttcgaaGTGATCAAGGGGGAAAAGAGGCAGATAATTGTAGAAAAAACAAGCTGAAGTAAAACAACTTAAGTCAAGGAGTACACAAACCATCTTCTAGCGTCCGAGCTTGCTTTTCAGGACCCAGTGGACCAAGAAAGTCGCCATTACTGACTGCGATTCTAATGACATACAATGTCCATTTCTTCAGGCTCTGTAAAGTCTCATCGGTTGATGAGTCACTGACATTGACTGTTGTCCATAAAGATTTCCCTTCTTCCTTGTATTCAATGCTGTACCCTCTAAGGGGCCCGTTTAAATTGGCGATGCTTGGTGTCTGCAACATGTACTTGACTAAATCAGTGTTCAAGTAATACATCGTTAAATAAATGCTTCTGGTACCTTTTTAGGAGCTTGACAGTGCATAACGTTTAATATTATTTCTATCATGTTGCATTAATTCCTTTGGTCATAATtcatgaacaaaaaacaaaggattgtgcaccgtTACAAACCTCCCAACATAACCTGCAGCACTTTCATGTTTATCTTCGATGTTTGCCAGCTTTCATAACAAGTCTCCTTTCCCCATTATCTATGTTTATGTTCAAACCTTTTAACAGTGAACGCCATGAAACTTTAAGATCTGAAAATGATAAATTTGCGGGATTGACGCAGACAAGTTCAAGCCTACACTTTTTTCCGTTGTTTACACAAAGTAGTGAACATGAATGAACAAAGATGGCACTGGTTACACAGCTTTTCCTGTTTGAGGAAACCAGATTCGTATACAGTCGCCATTTATGAGTTTCGGGATAAGAGAAGATGGAGGCGTagagggtgggggaggggggggggggggtgaagagGTTGGAGGGGGAGAGCGAGGAGAAGATCCGTGCACCTCAATAGCAACTGGGTAATAGTCTTTGGAGAGGCATGGAAATAATAGGCAAGCCTCTTGAGAAACGAAGTACTTATGGACAAGAACGagtttttgttaaaataaatcCGATGTTTACCTGCCATTTCACATGAATTGACTGTGAAGAAGGACTTGTCACACTCACAATCTGGATATTAACTTCAGGCTCTAAAAAGAGAATCGAAAGTGACAAGATAAGTTAAGATTGATTTATCCTCAATCAGAATAGTTCTATCCTATGACCGGACACCTGATTACTACATGAAAATCACTGAATGAGTTTGCTTGCACAACTTTATCTGTCGCAGTTCttcagattttttaaaatgaaaatatcgATGAGATGATAGCAGAAGTAGTTAATATTTCATTACCCGACTGACTGGGGCCGCTAAAACGATGTGGCGATGATTTTGGACTGAAGAACGTATTATATTAAATTATTGTTCTTAGCACTGCATCTAAATTGCATCAACACTTACTGGCAGTTTTTGTTGTGAAATTCTGGAAATTACTCCACAGACTCTTTCCTAAGACACTGTCGGCTATCAGCCTAACACTGTAGGCTGTGTATGGCTTGAGGTTGTTAATCCGTTTACTTAATACAAGTCCCAAAGGTATATCGCGTGTAGAAGTACTATTTCGACACTCAAGATTGTAGGCAGTAACAGGCATTTCATCCGCTCCAGGATTATACGACCATGTGACTAATGTTGATCTTGCTTTAACGTCACTTGGATTAACTTGAACAACTGGCTTGCCTGGTTtctctgaaaacaacaaaaatgtgcCTCATAATGAGCCTTACTTATAAGGTTATCTAGAACCCAGCACTTAAACCGTTGAGCAAGTGACAAAATCAACGAATAAACAAACGCGTTAAAAATACGTTACCCACTTAGAATACGTTTAAGGTTGAGGTATTTTTTAGAAAGTACTTCCTTGTTCATCTAGTACCGTTTGCAGTCATGTATTGTTGGAATGCAATATTTTCGTGTCCTTATAAAGAACTTAAATTATGTTAGTTATTGAAAACTGCGTCATCCCGtatattaaattaattttcacaTTCACGATAACGAGCAAAAAAGGCGTTCCAAGGTACGCACAAATTTTTGCTTACTTAAGGACACTATAACATTTGCAGTGGTCAGATGACTGCCTTGTATTCCAGAAAGTGATGCAGAGCATTGGTAGGTTGAATTACACTGGACTCCACTGGCTGAAGTGAGCTTTCTTGCGCAAGAGTTACTGTAGATATTACTGGCATTGTTGTATGGTATGGTAAGAGAGGGGGTTGTGTCAGACAGCCCCGCTCCATCTTTGCTCCAACTATACCCAGAGGGTTGTCGAGGGCTGTAACTAGCCACACAGGTCAGGGTCACAGATTGACTAGTGTTGGCTATCAGACCAACATCATCAAGATCAACTTTTAACGGCAACGAAACTTGGTCTGAAAGAGACAAGCAAATATTTAATGAAAAGACGACAAGAAATAACCTAGGCAAACTTATCAAATACAACATCTCAATTTTACATTCCATTAAGTTCattgaatctgattggttgaaagcAGTAATGCAGTTTCAAGATCGAGCCGGGGTTTTGAGTGTGTGGGGTTTATGCGGGGGGAGGGAGGCGAGAAAGTAGATTTGATACAAATCCAAGATATATGGTGGCCGCCCGTAATGCAGAGCGGTCGatcggaaaaatagaggactgtaaACAGCCTATAAGTAAACAGAGTACAAAAACGAGGAAATATAATTCAATTATCAGTGAATGAAGCATTGTGATTGGCAAAAATCAATAGAATTGTTTAATAACCAATCAGGTGCCGCAAATCTTTATTGGCCACTTTGAGGTTTCGCGTGAGACTGGGTTCAGGTGTTGCGTCGATCGAATTGCATTGTGGGGATGTTTAGTGAACGAATGTTGATCCAGTGAATTTTGCCAGTTTGatacttttttgaaaaacacactcGTGTAAATAAATTGCAAATTGAACTCGACGTTGTAGGACAACCTATACAAGCACTTTCTACTGGAGAAAAGGTTTGCATTACGATACAAACTTCACTCTTAAATGCAGATTCCGCCGTTTTCGACGACAGCAGTTAGCCTGCAAGTATATGTCTCAATCCCATTTCCTTTGCGCAGGCTAGAAAGTGCTGCATCATACCAAATAGCACTTAAGTACTTATTATGTGGCTAGCGGGCAAAATGAGGCACATTCCTTGTTCTCATTGGTTAACCGAGGAAGCAAGATGGGAAAGAGCGTtgtgtgacgagacaaaaacggctgcgtgcGATACTAAGATTGACAAGATTAAGCTCGTTTGATTATTCAAATTTTTACGCTTAATTTACTTTTTAGCTTAAATTGCTATGTACATttgagtttttattttcttttttaacattcaGGGCATTGTAACGcaattttgatcatatttgcatggaaaaggcgcgttataaatttttaattattattataaattattgacTGTATACGGCAGCACATGTATCccattaattcatttttttaaaaattcccctCTAACAAATCATACTTACAATCCTTACAGCCAAACAAGTCCATTCTCATACATATTGCATTAGTATATGTCTTGGGGAATATTCTGACATATTGCGCTGCAAACGGGGGAGCAAACCAGTGGATAACAATGGTACTTCTGTCGCTGTTTCCAGTCAAATGCTGAGTGGTAGATCAAGAACAAAGTAAGTGGAGATatacaaataattttatttaaaggACACCACAATCTGTGGTATATTCCCGAACCGGCTGAAGAGGAGCGCTAGAGGT
The genomic region above belongs to Porites lutea chromosome 12, jaPorLute2.1, whole genome shotgun sequence and contains:
- the LOC140921720 gene encoding receptor-type tyrosine-protein phosphatase delta-like; translation: MQTFSPVESAYQVSLPLKVDLDDVGLIANTSQSVTLTCVASYSPRQPSGYSWSKDGAGLSDTTPSLTIPYNNASNIYSNSCARKLTSASGVQCNSTYQCSASLSGIQGSHLTTANVIVSLKKPGKPVVQVNPSDVKARSTLVTWSYNPGADEMPVTAYNLECRNSTSTRDIPLGLVLSKRINNLKPYTAYSVRLIADSVLGKSLWSNFQNFTTKTAIKYMLQTPSIANLNGPLRGYSIEYKEEGKSLWTTVNVSDSSTDETLQSLKKWTLYVIRIAVSNGDFLGPLGPEKQARTLEDAPSKPQMLGISLQEPSESTMPRMTAQWQQPAEQNGIIRKYRLVFTYTIDGKQTDIGSETNNQTFRYSLDVFGGIQYRVEIWAETVKPGPRLTGIHQVPEFKPSTSPHKITSKKINETTYRISWNPLPRNTSNGRVIAYEVNQTKLSTPRTARSVSTPSILQNTSDTFIVLTGLLSCSIYKVEVRAYTSAGPGVFGSMAHNIATSAPGEPTNLRTENPGQRSITLRWDKPYRHGDDVKSYKIIYQGTKDYYPEFKAHTGNQETESPRLTMTITDLYPGTKYTFVVRAETHCGYGGNSSVVQGSTKPDAPVAPETRDTQIIEVKGTSANVTVWPALQTNGPISDYQVLVHKVNDWKDEVSDWEKLESDVYIAAQIPANSVNPSTVFVVGDGKTYGGYENKQLSDGQKYKIYSRALARRATKKRSVDKNYLLGKASLIAKVQIEKVHKCVDANKERGGMSPQTCDKPSNTASVISSIVLGIALVISLGVNIYLWRARGISKSGKKYYTEELQVEGHQIEGGVAEVPSPQVESFYMELRPTQIQQTSEYGSLMKNPEGDSDDAETEQDYANATLHQLPKPRENKVYQNI